A window of the Nitrosococcus wardiae genome harbors these coding sequences:
- the nhaA gene encoding Na+/H+ antiporter NhaA, which yields MPIPPRAQGKAYVRSEISTPTRKYSIPIQQLMYAEQASGLSLLIGTVVALIWVNSPWAHVYHQLWGTVLTIDLNVLQISLDAHHWVNKGLMVLFFFLMGLEIKRELVHGQLSIWRQAALPAIAAVGGMILPTLIYLAFTWNSEGATAWGIPIATDIAFALGLLALLGSRIPRELKIFLLAFAVADDIGGVLVIALFYTRELSLWAIGAALVLIVFWLGLRRFEIQNRGIYVLIAILLWLAVLKSGIHPTIVGVIIGLLTPAHRYYRYEEFTYYAGRLVEEARGAIQQGEHERTSMLLGQLEELTRYTEESVERLERLIRPWVSYCVLPIFALANAGIVLSIEGVEAALGSPLALGILVALIVGKPMGILGGSWLAVRLKLAVLPPQVSWSHITGVALLGGMGFTVALFITSLAVEAVSLVSEARVGIFIASITAGLLGYFFLLLYGTRPPLQEQELDDKQKRTVWAIILSRLCARK from the coding sequence ATGCCTATCCCCCCAAGAGCACAAGGCAAAGCCTATGTGCGGTCGGAGATTTCTACGCCTACACGTAAATATTCAATTCCCATTCAACAGCTTATGTATGCTGAGCAGGCTAGTGGCTTGTCGCTGCTAATTGGGACAGTGGTCGCGTTGATTTGGGTTAATTCACCTTGGGCTCATGTTTATCATCAGCTTTGGGGGACGGTACTCACCATTGATCTGAATGTGCTTCAAATCTCGTTGGATGCCCACCATTGGGTTAATAAGGGCCTAATGGTTTTATTTTTTTTTCTTATGGGCTTGGAGATCAAACGAGAACTTGTGCATGGCCAACTCTCTATCTGGCGTCAAGCTGCTTTGCCTGCTATTGCCGCCGTGGGGGGAATGATTCTTCCCACCTTGATTTATTTGGCTTTCACTTGGAATAGCGAAGGAGCCACAGCGTGGGGTATTCCCATTGCAACCGACATTGCTTTTGCCTTGGGATTATTGGCGTTGCTGGGAAGCCGAATTCCGAGGGAACTCAAAATTTTTCTGCTTGCCTTTGCTGTTGCGGATGATATAGGAGGAGTTCTTGTTATTGCTCTCTTCTATACTAGGGAACTTTCCCTATGGGCGATAGGTGCGGCGTTAGTTCTGATTGTTTTCTGGTTGGGATTGCGGCGATTTGAGATACAAAATCGTGGTATTTACGTCCTCATCGCTATTTTACTTTGGCTTGCAGTGCTCAAATCGGGCATCCACCCAACCATTGTTGGAGTCATTATTGGCCTTCTCACGCCGGCGCACCGCTATTATCGATATGAAGAGTTTACTTACTATGCGGGGCGCCTTGTTGAAGAGGCTCGGGGTGCTATCCAGCAAGGTGAGCACGAACGAACGTCCATGTTACTCGGACAATTGGAAGAACTCACTCGATATACAGAAGAGTCAGTGGAGCGTTTGGAGCGACTGATACGCCCCTGGGTGAGCTACTGTGTACTGCCTATTTTTGCTCTTGCAAATGCGGGAATTGTGTTGTCAATAGAAGGAGTTGAAGCAGCGCTGGGAAGTCCGCTGGCCCTAGGTATTTTGGTTGCACTGATAGTCGGTAAGCCTATGGGTATTTTGGGGGGTAGCTGGCTAGCCGTTCGTTTAAAGTTGGCGGTTTTACCTCCCCAGGTGAGCTGGTCCCATATAACCGGAGTAGCACTGCTAGGGGGCATGGGTTTTACAGTGGCCTTGTTTATCACCAGCTTAGCGGTTGAAGCTGTTTCCTTGGTCAGCGAGGCGAGAGTGGGTATTTTTATAGCCTCTATCACGGCTGGCTTATTGGGCTATTTTTTTCTTCTCCTTTACGGGACTAGACCCCCTCTCCAGGAACAGGAACTTGATGACAAGCAAAAAAGGACTGTGTGGGCTATTATTTTGTCTCGTTTATGTGCGAGGAAGTGA
- a CDS encoding hydrogenase maturation protease, producing MATPIRICGVGSPFGDDQIGWQAVEALKRSKVLEVLPAGTAMTYLCDRPGPRLLEILKGAELGIIIDAMVSGATPGTLKCVQFDSLSMLESPYSTHGFDLASTLALGAALGELPHQLFIYGIEIEPPTVSLQNIAPNPTLAVAMPKLITNIENTLKVFCQRPFLKAQKG from the coding sequence ATGGCAACGCCAATACGCATTTGTGGAGTGGGTTCTCCCTTTGGAGATGATCAGATCGGTTGGCAGGCCGTTGAGGCTCTAAAACGGTCTAAAGTATTAGAGGTCCTGCCTGCGGGCACGGCTATGACTTACCTTTGTGATCGCCCTGGTCCCCGATTGCTAGAAATTTTAAAGGGGGCAGAACTAGGCATTATTATTGATGCCATGGTGTCTGGCGCTACTCCTGGCACCCTCAAATGTGTCCAGTTCGACTCCCTTTCGATGCTGGAAAGTCCCTATTCGACTCACGGATTTGATTTGGCCTCCACATTGGCTTTAGGAGCAGCCTTGGGAGAATTGCCCCACCAGCTCTTTATTTATGGCATCGAGATTGAGCCGCCCACAGTTAGCTTACAAAACATCGCTCCTAATCCAACTCTAGCCGTAGCAATGCCAAAATTAATCACGAATATTGAAAATACCTTAAAAGTTTTTTGCCAACGCCCCTTTTTAAAAGCACAAAAAGGTTGA
- the atpD gene encoding F0F1 ATP synthase subunit beta — translation MSQPFSLKKSATNPGQVVAVRGNVVDVQFSRLPPRYRQLRTKGGQGDIILEIQSHLSANRARCIALTTTRGLARGASVIDTEKMLDIPVGKALLGRMLNVFGEPIDNKGTLDASERLPIHRTPLPLAQRVTTRKIFETGIKAVDLLAPLEEGGKAGLFGGAGVGKTVLITEMIHNMVGRYQGISLFCGIGERSREAEELYRDMKEAGVLDNTIMLFGQMNEPPGARFRVGHAALTVAEYFRDIAKRNVLLLIDNIFRFIQSGTEVSGLMGKIPSRVGYQPTLGTELAELEERICSSASGSITSVQAVYVPADDLTDPSATHTFAHLSASIVLSRKRASQGFYPAIDPLQSDSKMLTPGVVGRRHYKVAQEVRRTLAEYEELKDIISMLGIEELSQKDRQTVSQARRLERFLTQPFFTTEQFTGYTGKMVPLEQTIAGCEEILAGKFADYGEKDLYMIGPIEEAETKKAKA, via the coding sequence GTGTCGCAACCATTCTCACTAAAAAAATCAGCCACTAACCCTGGGCAGGTCGTTGCCGTGCGAGGAAATGTGGTCGATGTCCAATTCTCCCGACTACCGCCCCGTTATCGCCAGTTACGGACCAAAGGAGGCCAAGGGGATATCATTCTAGAGATCCAGTCCCATCTTAGCGCCAATAGGGCTCGCTGCATTGCTTTGACCACGACCCGGGGGTTGGCTCGCGGCGCATCAGTGATTGATACGGAAAAGATGCTGGATATCCCTGTAGGAAAAGCCCTGTTAGGCCGAATGCTCAACGTTTTTGGTGAACCTATCGATAATAAAGGCACTCTAGATGCCTCCGAGCGTCTTCCTATCCATCGTACTCCTCTCCCCCTGGCCCAACGGGTCACCACCCGCAAGATCTTTGAAACCGGTATTAAAGCCGTGGACCTGTTGGCGCCGCTGGAAGAAGGGGGTAAAGCAGGACTCTTTGGGGGCGCTGGGGTGGGTAAAACTGTACTCATTACTGAGATGATTCATAACATGGTGGGACGCTACCAGGGGATTAGCCTATTTTGTGGCATTGGCGAACGCAGCCGTGAAGCCGAAGAACTTTACCGAGACATGAAAGAAGCGGGGGTGTTGGACAATACCATCATGCTCTTTGGCCAGATGAATGAACCCCCTGGCGCCCGGTTCCGAGTGGGTCATGCAGCGCTTACCGTGGCCGAATATTTCCGCGATATTGCCAAGCGCAATGTGTTGTTGCTTATTGATAACATCTTTCGCTTCATTCAGTCGGGCACCGAGGTTTCTGGACTCATGGGGAAGATTCCTTCCCGAGTCGGCTACCAACCGACCTTGGGGACCGAATTGGCAGAGCTGGAAGAGCGAATCTGCAGTTCTGCCAGTGGTTCTATTACTTCGGTTCAAGCGGTTTATGTTCCCGCTGATGATCTCACCGATCCTTCTGCTACCCATACGTTTGCCCATCTCTCGGCGTCCATTGTGCTGTCTCGTAAAAGGGCCAGCCAGGGATTTTACCCGGCCATAGACCCCCTGCAATCGGACTCTAAAATGCTGACTCCCGGAGTAGTCGGCAGGCGCCATTACAAGGTTGCCCAAGAGGTGCGGCGCACTCTGGCAGAGTATGAAGAACTCAAAGATATCATTTCCATGCTAGGGATTGAGGAACTGTCCCAAAAGGATCGGCAAACAGTGAGCCAGGCCCGTCGCCTGGAACGTTTTTTGACACAGCCCTTCTTCACCACCGAGCAGTTTACCGGCTATACCGGGAAAATGGTGCCTCTGGAGCAGACCATTGCAGGCTGCGAGGAGATCTTAGCTGGAAAGTTTGCTGATTATGGGGAAAAAGACCTCTATATGATTGGCCCCATTGAAGAGGCGGAGACTAAGAAAGCAAAAGCATGA